Proteins co-encoded in one Verrucomicrobiota bacterium genomic window:
- the trmD gene encoding tRNA (guanosine(37)-N1)-methyltransferase TrmD → MKIDVISLFPEMMDGVLNASILKRAQEQNIAKIRTHDLREFAEDKHRTVDDRPFGGGPGMVLKCEPLVRAIEEIKKQEDGSKKEAKIIYLTPEGRLFDQSIARELVQEEQLILVSGHYEGIDERVRECWIDEELSIGDYVLTNGVLPVLIVIDAIVRLLPGVLGNEESAAQDSFGELKILEGPHYTRPAEFRGMQVPKVLLDGNHAEIDKWRQEQGLKRTRERRKDLITKEKKEIS, encoded by the coding sequence GTGAAAATTGACGTCATTAGCCTCTTTCCAGAGATGATGGATGGGGTGCTCAATGCAAGTATCTTAAAGAGGGCTCAGGAACAAAATATTGCCAAGATAAGGACACACGACCTTAGGGAGTTCGCAGAAGATAAACATAGAACGGTTGATGACAGACCTTTTGGAGGCGGACCGGGGATGGTACTAAAATGTGAGCCACTGGTTAGGGCTATAGAAGAAATTAAGAAACAGGAGGATGGTTCAAAGAAAGAAGCAAAAATAATTTATCTGACACCGGAGGGCAGGCTATTCGACCAGTCAATAGCTAGAGAGTTGGTCCAAGAAGAGCAATTGATTTTAGTTAGTGGGCATTATGAAGGTATTGATGAACGAGTGCGAGAGTGTTGGATAGATGAAGAGCTTTCAATTGGAGATTATGTATTAACGAATGGAGTGCTTCCAGTTCTAATAGTGATAGATGCTATCGTAAGGCTTCTTCCAGGGGTCTTGGGCAATGAAGAGTCGGCGGCACAGGATTCGTTTGGTGAATTAAAAATTTTAGAAGGACCCCATTATACAAGGCCGGCGGAATTTCGCGGTATGCAGGTTCCCAAGGTGCTTTTAGATGGTAATCATGCCGAGATTGATAAATGGAGGCAAGAACAGGGCTTAAAGCGAACACGAGAGAGAAGAAAAGATTTAATAACCAAAGAGAAAAAGGAAATATCATGA
- a CDS encoding acetyl-CoA carboxylase carboxyltransferase subunit alpha has protein sequence MKASQDIAPLEFEKPITELEKMLSSLNGHSGKHNIDLQDEITDLKKKLVLTKQEIYNNLTPWHRVQIVRHPKRPFTLDYINLISSEFIELHGDRFFMDDRALIGGFATIDKQRMLIIGHQKGRNTKENVMRNFGCAHPEGYRKALRLMKMADKFKIPIVCFIDTPGAYPGVTAEERHIAEAIAVNIREMFTLQVPIIAIVIGEGGSGGALGIGVADRVLIMENSYYSVISPEGCASILWKDRAYAPDAAEALKMNAKELLDMKLVDEVIAEPQGGSHRDWSTASEALKQALLSNLKDLRKGSVKKRLNDRYDRYRNYGQFAESHSPEQ, from the coding sequence ATGAAAGCTAGTCAAGATATAGCACCACTAGAGTTTGAGAAACCTATTACAGAACTCGAAAAGATGCTTTCAAGCCTCAATGGACATTCTGGGAAGCACAACATTGATTTACAAGATGAGATTACGGATCTCAAAAAGAAGTTAGTCCTAACGAAACAAGAGATTTATAATAATCTAACTCCTTGGCACCGCGTGCAAATCGTAAGACATCCTAAGCGCCCCTTCACCCTTGATTACATCAATTTAATTAGTTCTGAATTCATTGAGTTACATGGAGACCGATTCTTTATGGACGACAGGGCTCTCATTGGTGGCTTCGCCACTATAGACAAACAACGCATGCTTATTATTGGTCATCAGAAAGGGCGTAACACCAAGGAAAATGTTATGCGTAACTTTGGTTGTGCTCATCCGGAAGGATATCGCAAAGCCCTCCGTCTTATGAAGATGGCGGATAAATTTAAGATCCCTATCGTCTGTTTCATTGACACACCAGGAGCATACCCTGGGGTAACAGCTGAGGAGCGTCATATAGCTGAAGCTATAGCAGTTAATATCAGAGAAATGTTTACGCTCCAAGTCCCTATTATTGCCATCGTGATCGGAGAAGGCGGCAGCGGAGGAGCCCTAGGAATTGGAGTCGCAGATCGCGTTCTCATTATGGAAAATTCTTATTATTCAGTGATATCTCCTGAAGGTTGTGCTTCCATTCTGTGGAAAGACAGAGCCTATGCCCCAGATGCCGCAGAAGCCCTAAAAATGAATGCTAAAGAGCTACTAGATATGAAACTAGTCGATGAGGTCATTGCTGAACCACAGGGAGGCTCACATCGAGATTGGTCTACAGCCTCCGAGGCATTAAAGCAGGCTCTTCTCAGCAACCTCAAGGATCTGCGAAAGGGCTCTGTCAAGAAACGTCTCAATGATAGATATGACCGCTACCGTAATTACGGACAGTTTGCGGAAAGCCATTCTCCTGAGCAATAA
- the rplS gene encoding 50S ribosomal protein L19, giving the protein MRIIDKIEKEQCKKQIADFKVGDSVKVSTRVVEGEKERIQVFAGIVIARSGKGVNETFTVRRISYGEGVERVFPLNSPRVEKVDVERPGAPRRAKLYYLRHRRGQMTVKADKKALRKQSALKKSKKVKAKKSEG; this is encoded by the coding sequence ATGAGGATCATCGACAAGATTGAAAAAGAACAATGTAAGAAGCAGATAGCGGATTTTAAGGTGGGCGATTCTGTAAAGGTATCCACCCGGGTCGTGGAAGGTGAGAAAGAGCGCATTCAGGTCTTTGCAGGGATTGTTATCGCTCGTTCGGGGAAAGGTGTGAACGAGACCTTTACGGTGCGTCGAATCAGTTATGGCGAGGGTGTAGAGAGAGTTTTCCCCCTAAATTCCCCTCGAGTTGAGAAAGTTGATGTTGAGCGTCCTGGTGCTCCACGTCGTGCAAAACTATATTATCTCCGGCATCGCCGCGGTCAAATGACAGTTAAGGCTGACAAAAAGGCGTTAAGGAAGCAGTCTGCGCTGAAAAAGTCCAAAAAAGTTAAGGCGAAGAAAAGCGAAGGATAA
- a CDS encoding KH domain-containing protein, with the protein MKYFVEFVVRNLVEHADEVDVAEISSGRATKLQVRVNPQDVGRVIGKNGRTISSIRGLLNAAAMKSKQRVILELVEEAAVRDA; encoded by the coding sequence ATGAAATATTTCGTAGAGTTTGTTGTTCGCAATTTGGTAGAACATGCCGACGAGGTAGATGTCGCAGAGATTTCTAGCGGACGTGCGACAAAGTTACAAGTTCGAGTCAATCCTCAAGATGTGGGCCGGGTGATTGGTAAAAATGGGCGGACCATCAGCTCTATCCGAGGGTTGCTCAACGCAGCGGCTATGAAATCTAAGCAAAGAGTGATACTGGAGTTGGTAGAAGAGGCCGCCGTTAGGGACGCGTGA